Proteins encoded by one window of Lathyrus oleraceus cultivar Zhongwan6 chromosome 1, CAAS_Psat_ZW6_1.0, whole genome shotgun sequence:
- the LOC127128706 gene encoding protein REVEILLE 6, producing the protein MVSNNPNPPEGFCLDPSGMPLPGFGPFASVSAAVSSSDDASKKIRKPYTITKSRENWTEPEHDKFLEALQLFDRDWKKIEAFVGSKTVIQIRSHAQKYFLKVQKSGANEHLPPPRPKRKAAHPYPQKASKSAPVVSQVPGSFQSSPALLEPGYVLKHESIPMPETPVMNNVVSSWSNHTQQNTNLLHVPKVNNSCSSSESTPKVRPVVGESNSLVNKILPLRVLPDFSQVYNFIGSVFDPEATEHLQKLKQMDRIDVETVLLLMRNLSINLTSPDFEDHKKLLSSYEVDLETNNYLNPDRPIHDEPMKSATT; encoded by the exons ATGGTATCCAATAACCCGAATCCACCCGAAGGTTTTTGCTTGGATCCGAGTGGAATGCCTCTACCCGGTTTTGGTCCCTTCGCCTCCGTCTCCGCCGCCGTGAGCTCGTCCGACGACGCCTCAAAGAAGATCCGTAAACCATATACTATAACCAAGTCCAGGGAGAATTGGACCGAACCTGAACATGACAAGTTCCTTGAAGCTCTTCAACT GTTTGACCGTGACTGGAAAAAGATTGAAGCATTTGTTGGATCAAAGACTGTTATACAG ATACGTAGCCATGCGCAGAAATACTTTCTAAAGGTTCAGAAGAGTGGAGCAAATGAACATCTTCCTCCACCCAGGCCTAAAAGAAAAGCTGCCCATCCATATCCTCAAAAAGCTTCCAAAAGTG CTCCTGTAGTTTCACAAGTACCGGGATCTTTTCAGTCTTCACCGGCTTTGCTTGAACCTGGATATGTATTGAAGCATGAATCCATACCAATGCCTGAAACTCCTGTTATGAATAATGTGGTGTCTTCCTGGTCAAACCACACGCAGCAAAACACCAATTTACTACATG TGCCAAAAGTGAATAATTCTTGCAGTAGCAGTGAAAGTACACCTAAAGTGCGGCCGGTGGTTGGTGAATCCAATAGTCTAGTGAATAAAATCCTTCCATTGAGAG TTCTTCCAGATTTTTCCCAAGTATACAACTTCATTGGCAGTGTATTTGACCCAGAAGCGACTGAGCATTTACAGAAACTTAAACAGATGGACCGTATAGATGTTGAGACG GTGCTTCTGTTGATGAGAAACCTTTCTATCAATTTAACTAGCCCAGATTTTGAGGATCAT AAAAAGCTGCTTTCATCCTATGAAGTTGATCTTGAGACAAATAACTATCTCAATCCAGATAGACCGATACACGACGAGCCGATGAAGAGTGCTACTACTTAA